In a single window of the Branchiostoma floridae strain S238N-H82 chromosome 2, Bfl_VNyyK, whole genome shotgun sequence genome:
- the LOC118409294 gene encoding zinc finger protein basonuclin-2-like isoform X2, whose amino-acid sequence MSLLAEPGTFGTFGKFPATKAIRCTLPNCQCECFSPGKTQLRTCETCKHGWVAHALDKLSTRHLYTSTQPEIVQSNVVFDIASLVLYGTQATPIRLKILLDRLFSVLKQEEVMQILHGLGWTYEDYVRGYILQDCQGKVLEQWIIASRDEEIITMQQFLRFGETKSIVELMFMHAKDGSGGPCCSPPKTESDIRAFIESTHSRLRSPGQSRSPVLSPHTDATSTASTHSNDSVSVSVQPSRITTPPPLLENYPPASVTPNGLVMDPQLAVSTAENPSPTPQQALSPVKSEPGSRVEKSLTTIQQEQADIRAKLGLESSVNAPHMEAQVVPTSQHGHSHYAEMKLKSLRKVHTDPKRRWSMYRGHAHSNRVMCPSCGKSFYDKGTLKIHYSSVHLKIKHKCTIEGCNMVFSSLRSRNRHSANPNPRLHMPMLRKNREGNTNTVRNMIDSTKPPSSCTSSPLAQHIATTISPLTITSAPCTSRESSPPISTSPALTPTPHFDAIWSTSMFHRALVGVTDALAHMGGHTAIPMPINPTIPISSSPSPLPSVSLPSIPLPQNDVIPKKKSRKSSTPIKLTKVTEEMEDIDSVSTVVSEKGDENEVVEEDARGGGEENSTELSQEQVRKRKSKPPEKCTQEEDEYPESDSTLRESPDQLKDKKLNSYEEDEKGNSPKNGDDGANNDGKTEEMLEHKDDDCRKDEDKRDEQSDEDSFSCNGNENPGSGHTKETLSDVATRLAANFGLYNLGSEMSGVSSFIPVQKIKQEIPDQPDSLSLYGSFLKGSPFETSPLYPYLYGQKAIPEMSLPQSIMHSPYSEVHAHRMEVNQSPSDRSGNESPDGMSFNSKTCHVCGKTFKSTYSVKLHYKNVHLKEMHTCTVDGCNATFPSKRSRDRHSANINLHRKLLTRDMADGTKASFSYGQSLRDEFLAKIYGSHGLALPMTNGDGRIPDFSVLPHFGHDVQRIPSYREDYNHGIESTEGDGRNGEDLEDDACSKAPNGEVTKPHDVHDSSAIDLRTRGNEPGDSPVLEDGDQQDFEDKNQSHGSEADADESDDVSVTIDGEDIEERSSPDSSEVFASNGGERPLQLVGSSSEQSNTTSFKPASFYKNSSIVCNLCHKLYSNKSTLRVHYRTVHLREMHKCKVPGCNMMFSSVRSRNRHSQNPNLHKNL is encoded by the exons GCCATACGCTGCACGCTGCCCAACTGCCAGTGTGAGTGCTTCTCGCCGGGGAAGACTCAGCTGCGCACATGTGAGACCTGCAAACACGGATGGGTGGCGCACG CTCTGGACAAGCTCAGCACTCGACACCTCTATACCTCAACGCAACCGGAAATCGTGCAATCCAATGTCGTCTTCGACATCGCGAGCCTGGTGCTGTACGGGACCCAGGCCACCCCCATCCGGCTGAAGATTCTGCTGGACCGCCTCTTCAGTGTGCTCAAGCAGGAGGAGGTGATGCAGATTCTGCATGGGCTGGGCTGGACGTATGAAGACTATGTCAGGGGATACATACTGCAG GACTGCCAGGGGAAGGTTCTGGAGCAGTGGATCATCGCCAGCAGGGACGAGGAGATCATCACCATGCAGCAGTTCCTGAGATTCGGCGAGACCAAGTCCATCGTGGAGCTCATGTTCATGCACGCCAAGGACGGGAGCGGCGGGCCCTGCTGCAGCCCGCCCAAGACCGAGTCGGACATTAGGGCGTTCATCGAGAGCACCCACAGCAGACTACGCAGCCCCGGACAGTCTCGAAGCCCGGTCCTCTCGCCCCACACGGACGCCACGTCCACCGCGAGCACACACAGTAACGACAGCGTGTCTGTCAGCGTGCAGCCCTCCAGAATAACCACCCCGCCGCCTCTCTTAGAAAACTACCCGCCGGCGTCCGTCACCCCGAATGGTCTGGTGATGGACCCCCAGCTTGCCGTGTCCACGGCGGAGAATCCGTCGCCAACGCCTCAGCAGGCCCTGTCCCCCGTCAAGTCCGAACCCGGCAGCAGAGTCGAGAAGAGCCTCACGACAATCCAGCAGGAGCAGGCGGACATTCGGGCCAAGCTCGGCCTGGAGTCGTCGGTAAACGCGCCCCACATGGAGGCGCAAGTGGTCCCCACCTCTCAGCATGGGCACTCGCACTACGCAGAGATGAAGCTGAAAAGCCTCCGCAAGGTCCACACCGATCCGAAGAGACGGTGGAGCATGTACCGAGGCCACGCCCACTCCAACAGAGTCATGTGCCCCTCGTGCGGCAAGAGTTTCTACGACAAAGGCACGCTGAAGATACACTACAGCTCCGTCCACCTGAAAATAAAGCACAAGTGCACCATAGAGGGCTGCAACATGGTGTTCAGTTCCCTTCGCAGTCGAAACAGACACAGCGCCAATCCGAACCCCCGGCTCCACATGCCTATGCTGCGGAAGAACCGCGAAGGCAACACGAATACGGTCCGGAACATGATCGACAGTACGAAACCGCCGTCTTCGTGCACCTCTTCTCCCCTCGCCCAGCACATTGCCACGACCATCTCCCCTCTAACCATCACATCAGCCCCCTGCACTTCCAGAGAGTCCTCCCCTCCGATATCCACCAGCCCAGCGCTAACCCCTACTCCCCATTTCGATGCCATCTGGAGCACGAGCATGTTCCATCGAGCGCTGGTGGGGGTCACAGATGCCCTGGCTCACATGGGCGGCCACACTGCCATCCCCATGCCCATCAACCCAACCATTCCCATCTCCTCGTCACCCAGCCCCCTACCCTCAGTCTCACTCCCCTCAATACCGCTGCCGCAAAACGACGTCATACCAAAGAAGAAGTCCAGAAAGTCCAGCACTCCGATAAAGCTCACCAAAGTCACTGAGGAAATGGAAGATATCGACAGTGTCTCTACTGTAGTCAGTGAGAAGGGGGATGAAAATGAGGTGGTGGAAGAGGATGCGAGAGGTGGCGGGGAAGAGAACAGTACCGAACTCAGCCAGGAGCAAGTCCGAAAGAGAAAGAGCAAACCTCCCGAAAAATGTACCCAAGAAGAAGATGAGTATCCCGAGAGTGATAGCACATTACGAGAAAGCCCTGACCAACTCAAAGACAAGAAACTAAACTCTTACGAGGAAGACGAGAAAGGCAATAGTCCAAAAAACGGCGATGATGGTGCCAACAATGATGGGAAGACGGAGGAAATGTTAGAACACAAAGACGACGACTGCAGAAAGGACGAAGACAAACGGGACGAGCAATCAGATGAGGACAGTTTTTCCTGCAACGGGAACGAAAACCCCGGTAGCGGGCATACCAAAGAAACATTGTCAGACGTAGCTACCCGGCTGGCTGCTAACTTTGGGCTATATAACCTGGGCAGCGAGATGTCGGGCGTTAGCAGTTTCAttccagtacagaaaattaagcAGGAAATTCCCGACCAGCCCGACAGTCTGAGTCTCTACGGATCCTTTTTGAAAGGGTCTCCCTTTGAGACAAGTCCCCTGTACCCTTATCTGTACGGGCAGAAAGCCATTCCTGAAATGAGTCTACCGCAAAGCATAATGCACAGTCCCTACAGCGAAGTGCACGCACACAGAATGGAGGTCAACCAGAGCCCCTCGGACCGCTCGGGCAACGAGTCCCCCGACGGCATGTCCTTCAACTCTAAAACGTGTCACGTATGTGGCAAGACCTTCAAGAGTACATACAGCGTGAAGCTGCACTACAAGAATGTACACCTGAAGGAAATGCACACCTGCACCGTGGACGGGTGCAACGCCACGTTCCCCTCCAAGCGCAGCCGGGACAGACACAGTGCAAACATCAACCTCCACCGCAAGCTCCTCACCAGAGACATGGCCGACGGCACCAAGGCCAGCTTCAGCTACGGGCAGAGCTTGCGGGACGAGTTCCTGGCCAAGATTTACGGCAGCCATGGCCTGGCTCTGCCCATGACCAACGGGGACGGGCGCATCCCCGACTTCTCCGTCCTCCCCCACTTCGGCCACGACGTGCAGAGAATCCCGTCTTACAGAGAAGACTACAACCACGGCATCGAGAGCACGGAGGGAGACGGTAGAAACGGGGAAGATCTTGAGGATGACGCCTGTAGCAAAGCTCCCAATGGAGAGGTGACCAAGCCTCACGACGTGCACGATTCCAGCGCAATAGACTTGCGAACGAGAGGAAACGAACCGGGGGACAGCCCGGTGTTGGAAGATGGCGACCAGCAGGACTTCGAAGACAAAAATCAGTCGCACGGTTCGGAGGCGGATGCTGACGAAAGTGATGACGTTAGCGTAACCATCGATGGGGAAGACATCGAAGAGAGAAGTAGCCCGGACAGTAGCGAAGTCTTCGCTTCCAACGGTGGCGAGAGGCCGCTACAGTTGGTTGGGTCTTCTAGCGAACAGAGTAACACTACCTCATTTAAACCTGCAAGTTTCTACAAGAATAGTTCCATCGTCTGCAACCTTTGCCACAAGCTGTACAGCAACAAGAGCACCCTTCGTGTGCATTACAGGACGGTGCACCTGCGCGAAATGCACAAATGTAAGGTTCCCGGGTGCAACATGATGTTCTCTTCTGTCCGCAGCCGCAATCGCCACAGCCAGAACCCCAACCTGCATAAGAACCTCTGA
- the LOC118409294 gene encoding zinc finger protein basonuclin-2-like isoform X3: MAAAIRCTLPNCQCECFSPGKTQLRTCETCKHGWVAHELRLEPFKLSALDKLSTRHLYTSTQPEIVQSNVVFDIASLVLYGTQATPIRLKILLDRLFSVLKQEEVMQILHGLGWTYEDYVRGYILQDCQGKVLEQWIIASRDEEIITMQQFLRFGETKSIVELMFMHAKDGSGGPCCSPPKTESDIRAFIESTHSRLRSPGQSRSPVLSPHTDATSTASTHSNDSVSVSVQPSRITTPPPLLENYPPASVTPNGLVMDPQLAVSTAENPSPTPQQALSPVKSEPGSRVEKSLTTIQQEQADIRAKLGLESSVNAPHMEAQVVPTSQHGHSHYAEMKLKSLRKVHTDPKRRWSMYRGHAHSNRVMCPSCGKSFYDKGTLKIHYSSVHLKIKHKCTIEGCNMVFSSLRSRNRHSANPNPRLHMPMLRKNREGNTNTVRNMIDSTKPPSSCTSSPLAQHIATTISPLTITSAPCTSRESSPPISTSPALTPTPHFDAIWSTSMFHRALVGVTDALAHMGGHTAIPMPINPTIPISSSPSPLPSVSLPSIPLPQNDVIPKKKSRKSSTPIKLTKVTEEMEDIDSVSTVVSEKGDENEVVEEDARGGGEENSTELSQEQVRKRKSKPPEKCTQEEDEYPESDSTLRESPDQLKDKKLNSYEEDEKGNSPKNGDDGANNDGKTEEMLEHKDDDCRKDEDKRDEQSDEDSFSCNGNENPGSGHTKETLSDVATRLAANFGLYNLGSEMSGVSSFIPVQKIKQEIPDQPDSLSLYGSFLKGSPFETSPLYPYLYGQKAIPEMSLPQSIMHSPYSEVHAHRMEVNQSPSDRSGNESPDGMSFNSKTCHVCGKTFKSTYSVKLHYKNVHLKEMHTCTVDGCNATFPSKRSRDRHSANINLHRKLLTRDMADGTKASFSYGQSLRDEFLAKIYGSHGLALPMTNGDGRIPDFSVLPHFGHDVQRIPSYREDYNHGIESTEGDGRNGEDLEDDACSKAPNGEVTKPHDVHDSSAIDLRTRGNEPGDSPVLEDGDQQDFEDKNQSHGSEADADESDDVSVTIDGEDIEERSSPDSSEVFASNGGERPLQLVGSSSEQSNTTSFKPASFYKNSSIVCNLCHKLYSNKSTLRVHYRTVHLREMHKCKVPGCNMMFSSVRSRNRHSQNPNLHKNL; this comes from the exons GCCATACGCTGCACGCTGCCCAACTGCCAGTGTGAGTGCTTCTCGCCGGGGAAGACTCAGCTGCGCACATGTGAGACCTGCAAACACGGATGGGTGGCGCACG AACTGAGACTTGAACCTTTCAAACTCTCAGCTCTGGACAAGCTCAGCACTCGACACCTCTATACCTCAACGCAACCGGAAATCGTGCAATCCAATGTCGTCTTCGACATCGCGAGCCTGGTGCTGTACGGGACCCAGGCCACCCCCATCCGGCTGAAGATTCTGCTGGACCGCCTCTTCAGTGTGCTCAAGCAGGAGGAGGTGATGCAGATTCTGCATGGGCTGGGCTGGACGTATGAAGACTATGTCAGGGGATACATACTGCAG GACTGCCAGGGGAAGGTTCTGGAGCAGTGGATCATCGCCAGCAGGGACGAGGAGATCATCACCATGCAGCAGTTCCTGAGATTCGGCGAGACCAAGTCCATCGTGGAGCTCATGTTCATGCACGCCAAGGACGGGAGCGGCGGGCCCTGCTGCAGCCCGCCCAAGACCGAGTCGGACATTAGGGCGTTCATCGAGAGCACCCACAGCAGACTACGCAGCCCCGGACAGTCTCGAAGCCCGGTCCTCTCGCCCCACACGGACGCCACGTCCACCGCGAGCACACACAGTAACGACAGCGTGTCTGTCAGCGTGCAGCCCTCCAGAATAACCACCCCGCCGCCTCTCTTAGAAAACTACCCGCCGGCGTCCGTCACCCCGAATGGTCTGGTGATGGACCCCCAGCTTGCCGTGTCCACGGCGGAGAATCCGTCGCCAACGCCTCAGCAGGCCCTGTCCCCCGTCAAGTCCGAACCCGGCAGCAGAGTCGAGAAGAGCCTCACGACAATCCAGCAGGAGCAGGCGGACATTCGGGCCAAGCTCGGCCTGGAGTCGTCGGTAAACGCGCCCCACATGGAGGCGCAAGTGGTCCCCACCTCTCAGCATGGGCACTCGCACTACGCAGAGATGAAGCTGAAAAGCCTCCGCAAGGTCCACACCGATCCGAAGAGACGGTGGAGCATGTACCGAGGCCACGCCCACTCCAACAGAGTCATGTGCCCCTCGTGCGGCAAGAGTTTCTACGACAAAGGCACGCTGAAGATACACTACAGCTCCGTCCACCTGAAAATAAAGCACAAGTGCACCATAGAGGGCTGCAACATGGTGTTCAGTTCCCTTCGCAGTCGAAACAGACACAGCGCCAATCCGAACCCCCGGCTCCACATGCCTATGCTGCGGAAGAACCGCGAAGGCAACACGAATACGGTCCGGAACATGATCGACAGTACGAAACCGCCGTCTTCGTGCACCTCTTCTCCCCTCGCCCAGCACATTGCCACGACCATCTCCCCTCTAACCATCACATCAGCCCCCTGCACTTCCAGAGAGTCCTCCCCTCCGATATCCACCAGCCCAGCGCTAACCCCTACTCCCCATTTCGATGCCATCTGGAGCACGAGCATGTTCCATCGAGCGCTGGTGGGGGTCACAGATGCCCTGGCTCACATGGGCGGCCACACTGCCATCCCCATGCCCATCAACCCAACCATTCCCATCTCCTCGTCACCCAGCCCCCTACCCTCAGTCTCACTCCCCTCAATACCGCTGCCGCAAAACGACGTCATACCAAAGAAGAAGTCCAGAAAGTCCAGCACTCCGATAAAGCTCACCAAAGTCACTGAGGAAATGGAAGATATCGACAGTGTCTCTACTGTAGTCAGTGAGAAGGGGGATGAAAATGAGGTGGTGGAAGAGGATGCGAGAGGTGGCGGGGAAGAGAACAGTACCGAACTCAGCCAGGAGCAAGTCCGAAAGAGAAAGAGCAAACCTCCCGAAAAATGTACCCAAGAAGAAGATGAGTATCCCGAGAGTGATAGCACATTACGAGAAAGCCCTGACCAACTCAAAGACAAGAAACTAAACTCTTACGAGGAAGACGAGAAAGGCAATAGTCCAAAAAACGGCGATGATGGTGCCAACAATGATGGGAAGACGGAGGAAATGTTAGAACACAAAGACGACGACTGCAGAAAGGACGAAGACAAACGGGACGAGCAATCAGATGAGGACAGTTTTTCCTGCAACGGGAACGAAAACCCCGGTAGCGGGCATACCAAAGAAACATTGTCAGACGTAGCTACCCGGCTGGCTGCTAACTTTGGGCTATATAACCTGGGCAGCGAGATGTCGGGCGTTAGCAGTTTCAttccagtacagaaaattaagcAGGAAATTCCCGACCAGCCCGACAGTCTGAGTCTCTACGGATCCTTTTTGAAAGGGTCTCCCTTTGAGACAAGTCCCCTGTACCCTTATCTGTACGGGCAGAAAGCCATTCCTGAAATGAGTCTACCGCAAAGCATAATGCACAGTCCCTACAGCGAAGTGCACGCACACAGAATGGAGGTCAACCAGAGCCCCTCGGACCGCTCGGGCAACGAGTCCCCCGACGGCATGTCCTTCAACTCTAAAACGTGTCACGTATGTGGCAAGACCTTCAAGAGTACATACAGCGTGAAGCTGCACTACAAGAATGTACACCTGAAGGAAATGCACACCTGCACCGTGGACGGGTGCAACGCCACGTTCCCCTCCAAGCGCAGCCGGGACAGACACAGTGCAAACATCAACCTCCACCGCAAGCTCCTCACCAGAGACATGGCCGACGGCACCAAGGCCAGCTTCAGCTACGGGCAGAGCTTGCGGGACGAGTTCCTGGCCAAGATTTACGGCAGCCATGGCCTGGCTCTGCCCATGACCAACGGGGACGGGCGCATCCCCGACTTCTCCGTCCTCCCCCACTTCGGCCACGACGTGCAGAGAATCCCGTCTTACAGAGAAGACTACAACCACGGCATCGAGAGCACGGAGGGAGACGGTAGAAACGGGGAAGATCTTGAGGATGACGCCTGTAGCAAAGCTCCCAATGGAGAGGTGACCAAGCCTCACGACGTGCACGATTCCAGCGCAATAGACTTGCGAACGAGAGGAAACGAACCGGGGGACAGCCCGGTGTTGGAAGATGGCGACCAGCAGGACTTCGAAGACAAAAATCAGTCGCACGGTTCGGAGGCGGATGCTGACGAAAGTGATGACGTTAGCGTAACCATCGATGGGGAAGACATCGAAGAGAGAAGTAGCCCGGACAGTAGCGAAGTCTTCGCTTCCAACGGTGGCGAGAGGCCGCTACAGTTGGTTGGGTCTTCTAGCGAACAGAGTAACACTACCTCATTTAAACCTGCAAGTTTCTACAAGAATAGTTCCATCGTCTGCAACCTTTGCCACAAGCTGTACAGCAACAAGAGCACCCTTCGTGTGCATTACAGGACGGTGCACCTGCGCGAAATGCACAAATGTAAGGTTCCCGGGTGCAACATGATGTTCTCTTCTGTCCGCAGCCGCAATCGCCACAGCCAGAACCCCAACCTGCATAAGAACCTCTGA
- the LOC118409294 gene encoding zinc finger protein basonuclin-2-like isoform X1, translated as MSLLAEPGTFGTFGKFPATKAIRCTLPNCQCECFSPGKTQLRTCETCKHGWVAHELRLEPFKLSALDKLSTRHLYTSTQPEIVQSNVVFDIASLVLYGTQATPIRLKILLDRLFSVLKQEEVMQILHGLGWTYEDYVRGYILQDCQGKVLEQWIIASRDEEIITMQQFLRFGETKSIVELMFMHAKDGSGGPCCSPPKTESDIRAFIESTHSRLRSPGQSRSPVLSPHTDATSTASTHSNDSVSVSVQPSRITTPPPLLENYPPASVTPNGLVMDPQLAVSTAENPSPTPQQALSPVKSEPGSRVEKSLTTIQQEQADIRAKLGLESSVNAPHMEAQVVPTSQHGHSHYAEMKLKSLRKVHTDPKRRWSMYRGHAHSNRVMCPSCGKSFYDKGTLKIHYSSVHLKIKHKCTIEGCNMVFSSLRSRNRHSANPNPRLHMPMLRKNREGNTNTVRNMIDSTKPPSSCTSSPLAQHIATTISPLTITSAPCTSRESSPPISTSPALTPTPHFDAIWSTSMFHRALVGVTDALAHMGGHTAIPMPINPTIPISSSPSPLPSVSLPSIPLPQNDVIPKKKSRKSSTPIKLTKVTEEMEDIDSVSTVVSEKGDENEVVEEDARGGGEENSTELSQEQVRKRKSKPPEKCTQEEDEYPESDSTLRESPDQLKDKKLNSYEEDEKGNSPKNGDDGANNDGKTEEMLEHKDDDCRKDEDKRDEQSDEDSFSCNGNENPGSGHTKETLSDVATRLAANFGLYNLGSEMSGVSSFIPVQKIKQEIPDQPDSLSLYGSFLKGSPFETSPLYPYLYGQKAIPEMSLPQSIMHSPYSEVHAHRMEVNQSPSDRSGNESPDGMSFNSKTCHVCGKTFKSTYSVKLHYKNVHLKEMHTCTVDGCNATFPSKRSRDRHSANINLHRKLLTRDMADGTKASFSYGQSLRDEFLAKIYGSHGLALPMTNGDGRIPDFSVLPHFGHDVQRIPSYREDYNHGIESTEGDGRNGEDLEDDACSKAPNGEVTKPHDVHDSSAIDLRTRGNEPGDSPVLEDGDQQDFEDKNQSHGSEADADESDDVSVTIDGEDIEERSSPDSSEVFASNGGERPLQLVGSSSEQSNTTSFKPASFYKNSSIVCNLCHKLYSNKSTLRVHYRTVHLREMHKCKVPGCNMMFSSVRSRNRHSQNPNLHKNL; from the exons GCCATACGCTGCACGCTGCCCAACTGCCAGTGTGAGTGCTTCTCGCCGGGGAAGACTCAGCTGCGCACATGTGAGACCTGCAAACACGGATGGGTGGCGCACG AACTGAGACTTGAACCTTTCAAACTCTCAGCTCTGGACAAGCTCAGCACTCGACACCTCTATACCTCAACGCAACCGGAAATCGTGCAATCCAATGTCGTCTTCGACATCGCGAGCCTGGTGCTGTACGGGACCCAGGCCACCCCCATCCGGCTGAAGATTCTGCTGGACCGCCTCTTCAGTGTGCTCAAGCAGGAGGAGGTGATGCAGATTCTGCATGGGCTGGGCTGGACGTATGAAGACTATGTCAGGGGATACATACTGCAG GACTGCCAGGGGAAGGTTCTGGAGCAGTGGATCATCGCCAGCAGGGACGAGGAGATCATCACCATGCAGCAGTTCCTGAGATTCGGCGAGACCAAGTCCATCGTGGAGCTCATGTTCATGCACGCCAAGGACGGGAGCGGCGGGCCCTGCTGCAGCCCGCCCAAGACCGAGTCGGACATTAGGGCGTTCATCGAGAGCACCCACAGCAGACTACGCAGCCCCGGACAGTCTCGAAGCCCGGTCCTCTCGCCCCACACGGACGCCACGTCCACCGCGAGCACACACAGTAACGACAGCGTGTCTGTCAGCGTGCAGCCCTCCAGAATAACCACCCCGCCGCCTCTCTTAGAAAACTACCCGCCGGCGTCCGTCACCCCGAATGGTCTGGTGATGGACCCCCAGCTTGCCGTGTCCACGGCGGAGAATCCGTCGCCAACGCCTCAGCAGGCCCTGTCCCCCGTCAAGTCCGAACCCGGCAGCAGAGTCGAGAAGAGCCTCACGACAATCCAGCAGGAGCAGGCGGACATTCGGGCCAAGCTCGGCCTGGAGTCGTCGGTAAACGCGCCCCACATGGAGGCGCAAGTGGTCCCCACCTCTCAGCATGGGCACTCGCACTACGCAGAGATGAAGCTGAAAAGCCTCCGCAAGGTCCACACCGATCCGAAGAGACGGTGGAGCATGTACCGAGGCCACGCCCACTCCAACAGAGTCATGTGCCCCTCGTGCGGCAAGAGTTTCTACGACAAAGGCACGCTGAAGATACACTACAGCTCCGTCCACCTGAAAATAAAGCACAAGTGCACCATAGAGGGCTGCAACATGGTGTTCAGTTCCCTTCGCAGTCGAAACAGACACAGCGCCAATCCGAACCCCCGGCTCCACATGCCTATGCTGCGGAAGAACCGCGAAGGCAACACGAATACGGTCCGGAACATGATCGACAGTACGAAACCGCCGTCTTCGTGCACCTCTTCTCCCCTCGCCCAGCACATTGCCACGACCATCTCCCCTCTAACCATCACATCAGCCCCCTGCACTTCCAGAGAGTCCTCCCCTCCGATATCCACCAGCCCAGCGCTAACCCCTACTCCCCATTTCGATGCCATCTGGAGCACGAGCATGTTCCATCGAGCGCTGGTGGGGGTCACAGATGCCCTGGCTCACATGGGCGGCCACACTGCCATCCCCATGCCCATCAACCCAACCATTCCCATCTCCTCGTCACCCAGCCCCCTACCCTCAGTCTCACTCCCCTCAATACCGCTGCCGCAAAACGACGTCATACCAAAGAAGAAGTCCAGAAAGTCCAGCACTCCGATAAAGCTCACCAAAGTCACTGAGGAAATGGAAGATATCGACAGTGTCTCTACTGTAGTCAGTGAGAAGGGGGATGAAAATGAGGTGGTGGAAGAGGATGCGAGAGGTGGCGGGGAAGAGAACAGTACCGAACTCAGCCAGGAGCAAGTCCGAAAGAGAAAGAGCAAACCTCCCGAAAAATGTACCCAAGAAGAAGATGAGTATCCCGAGAGTGATAGCACATTACGAGAAAGCCCTGACCAACTCAAAGACAAGAAACTAAACTCTTACGAGGAAGACGAGAAAGGCAATAGTCCAAAAAACGGCGATGATGGTGCCAACAATGATGGGAAGACGGAGGAAATGTTAGAACACAAAGACGACGACTGCAGAAAGGACGAAGACAAACGGGACGAGCAATCAGATGAGGACAGTTTTTCCTGCAACGGGAACGAAAACCCCGGTAGCGGGCATACCAAAGAAACATTGTCAGACGTAGCTACCCGGCTGGCTGCTAACTTTGGGCTATATAACCTGGGCAGCGAGATGTCGGGCGTTAGCAGTTTCAttccagtacagaaaattaagcAGGAAATTCCCGACCAGCCCGACAGTCTGAGTCTCTACGGATCCTTTTTGAAAGGGTCTCCCTTTGAGACAAGTCCCCTGTACCCTTATCTGTACGGGCAGAAAGCCATTCCTGAAATGAGTCTACCGCAAAGCATAATGCACAGTCCCTACAGCGAAGTGCACGCACACAGAATGGAGGTCAACCAGAGCCCCTCGGACCGCTCGGGCAACGAGTCCCCCGACGGCATGTCCTTCAACTCTAAAACGTGTCACGTATGTGGCAAGACCTTCAAGAGTACATACAGCGTGAAGCTGCACTACAAGAATGTACACCTGAAGGAAATGCACACCTGCACCGTGGACGGGTGCAACGCCACGTTCCCCTCCAAGCGCAGCCGGGACAGACACAGTGCAAACATCAACCTCCACCGCAAGCTCCTCACCAGAGACATGGCCGACGGCACCAAGGCCAGCTTCAGCTACGGGCAGAGCTTGCGGGACGAGTTCCTGGCCAAGATTTACGGCAGCCATGGCCTGGCTCTGCCCATGACCAACGGGGACGGGCGCATCCCCGACTTCTCCGTCCTCCCCCACTTCGGCCACGACGTGCAGAGAATCCCGTCTTACAGAGAAGACTACAACCACGGCATCGAGAGCACGGAGGGAGACGGTAGAAACGGGGAAGATCTTGAGGATGACGCCTGTAGCAAAGCTCCCAATGGAGAGGTGACCAAGCCTCACGACGTGCACGATTCCAGCGCAATAGACTTGCGAACGAGAGGAAACGAACCGGGGGACAGCCCGGTGTTGGAAGATGGCGACCAGCAGGACTTCGAAGACAAAAATCAGTCGCACGGTTCGGAGGCGGATGCTGACGAAAGTGATGACGTTAGCGTAACCATCGATGGGGAAGACATCGAAGAGAGAAGTAGCCCGGACAGTAGCGAAGTCTTCGCTTCCAACGGTGGCGAGAGGCCGCTACAGTTGGTTGGGTCTTCTAGCGAACAGAGTAACACTACCTCATTTAAACCTGCAAGTTTCTACAAGAATAGTTCCATCGTCTGCAACCTTTGCCACAAGCTGTACAGCAACAAGAGCACCCTTCGTGTGCATTACAGGACGGTGCACCTGCGCGAAATGCACAAATGTAAGGTTCCCGGGTGCAACATGATGTTCTCTTCTGTCCGCAGCCGCAATCGCCACAGCCAGAACCCCAACCTGCATAAGAACCTCTGA